A region of Lycium barbarum isolate Lr01 chromosome 3, ASM1917538v2, whole genome shotgun sequence DNA encodes the following proteins:
- the LOC132631880 gene encoding F-box/LRR-repeat protein At3g48880-like — protein sequence MEGGDSLVRRWEDLDSDILVKIFQSFDLLELTGPAQVFTAWLLACSDQVFWKMLDLSVLKSNFIKIPFEPYIYVDSQSDKSLTCLLKIYLNLSRGSILTLIFHYNLYVRDDQLTYTAERCPRLKHLVMPAWNRIEETGICRAIRMWEDLESLTMPSIEDPPCVMTEIGRSCKNFAELKIMGPCDLLFASTLVEYLPNLKVLSVRCTVLSKPALVIILEGLKKLEVLNISHCLITEVPPPEPMEILTELDESILEKASRLREFLTCMSDSCIMCQHTRNDEGLLRWYRYEEDLWKVDEVKSLAI from the exons ATGGAAGGAGGAGATTCTCTTGTAAGGAGGTGGGAGGACCTTGATAGTGATATCTTGGTTAAGATATTCCAGTCCTTTGACCTTTTGGAGTTGACTGGACCTGCTCAAGTTTTTACTGCGTGGCTGTTGGCTTGCTCTGATCAAGTTTTCTGGAAAATGCTGGACCTGTCAGTACTGAAATCAAACTTCATCAAAATTCCGTTTGAGCCCTACATATATGTCGACAGTCAGTCTGATAAATCGTTGACCTGCCTCCTGAAGATTTATTTGAACCTCAGTCGTGGAAGCATACTAACGTTAATCTTCCATTACAATTTGTATGTCAGGGACGATCAGTTGACTTATACTGCCGAGAG GTGTCCACGGCTTAAACATCTTGTTATGCCTGCTTGGAACAGAATAGAAGAGACAGGAATATGCAGGGCTATTCGTATGTGGGAAGATCTTGAATCACTGACGATGCCTAGTATAGAAGATCCTCCATGTGTCATGACGGAAATTGGAAGGAGTTGCAAAAATTTTGCTGAGCTCAAAATTATGGGGCCCTGTGATTTGCTCTTTGCATCTACACTGGTAGAATACCTTCCGAACTTGAAAGTGTTGAGTGTGAGGTGCACAGTGTTATCTAAACCTGCCTTGGTTATTATCTTGGAGGGGTTAAAAAAGTTGGAAGTGCTCAACATATCTCATTGCCTAATTACTGAAGTCCCTCCACCTGAACCGATGGAAATTCTGACCGAGCTTGATGAATCAATTCTTGAAAAAGCGTCTAGGTTACGCGAATTCCTAACCTGTATGAGTGACTCGTGCATCATGTGTCAGCATACTCGTAATGATGAAGGGCTGCTGAGGTGGTATAGGTATGAAGAAGACCTCTGGAAAGTGGATGAGGTGAAATCTCTTGCAATTTGA